Genomic DNA from Gilliamella sp. ESL0441:
GATCCGGCATACCGACTACTTTAACCATATTGGGTAATTCGGCAGTAGTCTGTAATTGTTGAATAGCTAAACCTTCAACCCACGTGTTTTTTGATGCGATGTATAAGGCTTTTTCAGATAGTATCTGTATAGAATTGTCCATATATCAATCCATTTAAAAAATATTATTATTGTTTAGTACTCATAATTTAAATGTGATACAAAAGATGAATAACAACTAATATTAGCAATGTTAGATCGCTATTACTGACAACATTATCTTTGTGCTGTCGATAAAAGTTAGATGTTAACTAACATATTTTTTAGGTTGTTAATGACTTTAATTACATCAATAAACAAAAAATTGTTTTTTAAATTATGGGTATGAATTTAAAAGGCAGGCTAAGATTAGCAGAATGAATTGAAGCAAGAATGAAAAGATGAATTATTCAATTATTTTGCGAAAAGCCTGCAAAGGTTGTTTGTACAGATCATAATGAATTCTCCTTTGCCGTTAATAATGGCGCATATCATAATGAGCTTTTTTTCTATTGTAAATAGTTTCATTATATTATTTTTTGTTCCATTCGTTTTAAGCCCGTTTTAAAATTTGACATTTCATATGCCTATTTTGAGCTTAATTTTATGCCTTGTATTTGCAGACAAGGCATATTGTAATTATTGCGGAATTAGCGACATGACAACTGTTTCGAAAGGCTCAAGAGTGATTAATGCCGTTTTATCCACACTCGTTGGTTTTTGCGCATAAGATTCACTGTGATAATCAATGTTGATTTTAAAATGTGAACTTGCCTTTGCCGGCAACTCTAAATCATTTTGTAAATCCAGATAATAAATTTGCTGTTTATCTGACGGATTGCGTAAAGTAATAATGGATTTATCTTGCGTCCATCCCGCCCAACCATATACCCCTAATTTTGTGGGATCTTTACCAATCCAATGGGTATCGAATAACACGTTTTGGTTATCTCTTGCCCAATTAGCAGCCGATGCTAACGTATCCCAATTGTTTGTTGTCATCAGTTCAGGAGTAATGTACATTTCTTGTAATTGCGTTCCTGTTGCAAAGTAACTCCAAACTTGATCAGCAAAGTCATTTTCGGTTTCTTGTTGCAAATGTTTTGCTTGTTTAGCGTATACAATACCATGCAGCATAAGTGAATTTAATGGAAATAAGGGACCTTTTAAAACAATAGAACGATACGTTTCCGCATCACGATAAGTTAACCACTGTTGAACTTTACTACCGGGTCCATAATAATTGACATCATCGCCACCTCGCCAGATAGAGTCGGCATAAAATAACCAAGACGGCGTCGCTTGTGTACCAGTTGTTAGATTAATATATAAATGATCATTAGCTTTACGCATATCTTGGATTAAATGAATCGCAGCATCAAAATCACTGGTAAATTGGCTGCCGGCGATCACTTTATCTGCATTACCTGTTCCATCGAGTTTGAACATGGTAATGTTCTGATTTTGGATTAATTCTAAAATTCGTTTATGAAAATTAGCATAGTATTTAGGGCCTGATAAGGCGAGTTTGCCATCCATGGTTTCATAACCCAGTTTTAATGCATTGGCAACACGAGTATCACGTGGTTTATTGTATCCACCCCAAGGTGACAACCAAATACCCAGCTCGGCGTGATATTTTTCAGATGCGGTTTTTAATTTTTTAAATTCACTCGGAAAATTATCACCAAATCCCCAGTTACCCGTTAAATTATCCCAACCGTCATCAAATAGATAACCATCTAGGGTAACATGACGTTTTTCAACTAATTCTTGACCATATTGTTCGATTCGTAACAGTGCTTCCTTTTCAGTATAAGGATTAAAAAATCCGATATCTAGCCAAGAATTATAATGTAAGTACGGGCTATATGGTCGCTGGCGAACTTGATTAATAAATTCATTTACATGGCGTCTTAATTGCCCTTTTTCATAAGTGCCAATATAGGTTTTGTAACTCAAGGTATGATTCACTTGTAACGGGATAGCTTGCGGAATTTTTTGCAACACACCACCTTCATAGGCAACGGTATTGGTCAATGGATTTTCGGGAATGATAAAAAAGGTATCACTAATAATCGGCGAACTGACAACGGAGCCGTAAACAAATGGCGCTTGAGAATGAAACGGCATTATAGAAACGTCTGACATTGAAAGTGCCTGTTTTTTAGGGGTGATTTGCAGTTCATAACTGGCAAAATGTTTATCATCATTGAGAATCAATAGGGTTTGAATCGCAATATCATGACCACTGAAATTTAAATAAATTTGATTGTCTTTTTGTTGTAAATTATCTAAGTGGAAATCTTTATCGGTCAATTTTTTCCCCGAATTTAGTGTGATCTCAAATAGCGTATTAACAGTGATTGAATCATTAGTTACGGGATTAGTAATATTAAACGATGTGACGTTTTGTTGTTTGCCACTATCAGATAGCGTGATTTGGGTATGCTGCCCTGTTAATTGATATTCTTTAGCCCACACCGCATCAACAGACAAACCAAATGCGCTGAGTAACCCAATTGTGATCCAATTTTTGACATACGTTTTCATTACGACCTCCTGATTGATAAAAATTCGACAAAAGAATTGACCGAAATATGAATATCAGTATAGGTATTTGAGTGATGCTAAATTGTGATCTTGATTGCAGATTACAGGTGGATTGAAATTCTTAAAAAAAGCTTTTATTTGTCTCAAAATGAAAAGCTAATTTGGCTTCATGTTGAAATACAATGCTATTTTTTCCCTAAAATAGAGATAAGATTGTTTGTACCGAGTTCAACAATGAAAGATCGTTGATAATTAGACAGCGAATTTGCTTTTATTATCTGATGTGACAAAGATCGCATTTTTGATAAATGCTTGCCAATTTGAATGCGTAGTTCAACAAAAATTCATTTGTTGTCAACGCTATAATGATTTTAAGTGATAAATTTAAGCAAAATAGTGATATGGATGATAAATCCAAGGTATTTTCCATTTAGATGCTGTCAATAAATGAGCTATTTGAACTAAATAATTAATCGAATAATTTGAATTGAATCGAAATACAAAGATAACTGTTTGTATTTATTGGTATGAATATTACATTCTTTGAATTTGTTGATTTCTGATATGCTATCTGTTCGTTATTGCTTAATGAATAATGACACTATGCAACAAATCAAAGATAATTTAGAAAAAAATCAGATAGCTATTTATTTTTCTGTGGTGATGATAGCTATTGGTCTGGTATTTTGTTTAGACAACACCTCAATATTCGACATGTTTATCAATCCAGTATTAGCATTCATGTTGTTTGTCACTTTCTTACAAGTTCCTGTGACTGAGATTAAACAGTTTTGGTCTTATAAGCGATTTATGGTGGCATTACTTATAACAAATTTTATTATTATACCTGTTGGGGTTGGATTATTAGCGCTATTTCTACCTTCCAAACCTTTCATTAAACTGGGCGTATTACTTGTGTTACTTGCCCCTTGTATTGATTATGTTGTCACTTTTTCTCATCTTGGACGCGCAGATGCCCGTTTATTATTGATGGCAACACCTTTATTATTGTTGTTACAAATGTTTTTACTGCCTGTTTACTTAACTTTTATGATTGGTGAACAGGTCAACCAGCTCATTCACCTCCAACCCTTTATCTATGCTTTTATTTGGTTAATGGTCATTCCTTTCTGTTTAGCTACCTTAATGCAAGTCTGGGCTGTACGAAATCACACAGGCAAAAAAATGATACATGGGCTAAATATGTTACCCGTTCCAGCCACGGCATTAACGCTTTTTATCGTTATTTTGGCAGTTCTACCTCAGCTGAAAGGTAATTTATCAGTCGTAGTATCCGTTATTCCATTTTATATAATTTTTGCTATTGTCGCCCCTTTAGTTGGATGGTTTATTGGTCGTTGTTTTCATGTTTCCGTCGCAGGAAGTCGAGCGATAGCTTTTAGTGCCGGTACTCGAAATGCGCTAGTCATTTTACCTTTAGCGTTAGCCATACCTAATGCAATACCTATCCTACCTGCAATTATCGTTACGCAAACACTTATCGAATTAATCAGCGAGCTAGTTTATATTTATGTTATTGCTAAACTAAAATGAATGCTTAAAAGACAATGGGCTAAATGCCCATTTCCATTTTTTATTGCTCAATCAATTTTAATTTAGCGATCACTGGAATATGGTCGCTTACAAGTGGCCATTTGATACCATTCCACTCATTGCCATCATTGGGAATAATGAATTGCTCAACTTGCCATATTTGATTTCGACTTGTAAAAATATGATCTAAATCTAATCCAGGATTTCCTGCTGGCCAAGTGCGAGTATCGACATTTTCTTGTTTTACCAATGTCCAGTATTTTTCAAGCTCTTTAATGACTCTATCATTTTTAACAGAATTAAAATCGCCTAACAATACCATAATTCCAGTTACTAAATTTGGAAATTCATCATCTAAATCCAGATCATCAAACACAATACTATTAATAAAACGTGCTTGTGACATTCTTACCTCATCTTCTTCATGCCAATCAAAATGAGTATTAAACACATAAATTGGCGAATCAAAGCCCGGCACATTAATTTGACTTAACATCAGGGATCGTTGTTCAAAATCACCAGAGGGTAACAAAAAAGTTTTACTTTTTACTATTGGATATTTAGACAATATGGCATTACCGTAATTACCGCCTTTCATGTCCGTTGCTTTGCCAAACAGATAGTACATTCCCGTTTTTTCTGCTATTACTTTTGCTTGATCTAAGCCATCACTACGTGTGGTATTTTGATCGACTTCTTCAAGAGTTATGATATCCGCATCCATTGCTTTAATCGCGTTAGCAACTAAATCTAAATTAACCTTATGCTTTCTAAGCCCGCCTGCAATGTTGAAATTTGCAATGGTAATTTCTGGTTGATCTTTACCGGTATACACTTTATTCGGCGAATGTTGATATTGTGATATCACTAAATCTTCTGTTGCCAATGCATATGAAAATAACGAAAACAAACCCACTATAGTCAGTACTAAACAATTTTTCTTCATATCTTTATCCTACAACTTTTTTGATTTCATCAATTCGAGTTAGATTATTCGATGCTCTTTTTGATATTAATTGAATTTAAATGGACATGTTGCGATCACAATCACAACTTGTTGATTATCATTGGAAAATACTGTCATATAAAAATGACTGATAAAAGCCATGCAATGATACATGGCTTTCACTATTATGGTTGTGATGATTTATTTTTAATGATCATTTGTACAGGATAATGATCAGAGTAATTATCCGTAAAATCGTCTTTTAAGACTTTAACCTCAATAACGTCGTTTTTTAATGGGGGGGACACATAAATATAATCATAACGCAGCGGTGTTGAAGCTTGATCGTAAAATACTTTGGTTGGCGCTGTCGCAATAAATTCTTTATTTTTAATTTTCAACGCATCAATAAATCCTGCATCCAATAAATTTTGTTGAACGGTATAACTTAATTGTCCATTAACAAGATTTTCTAATATCGGTCTTTTTTTCTGTTTTTCTTTGATATCGTTTAACAAATTACTTTTATCGTAGGTTTCTTTATCCGCAGGTGAAAAAGAGTTT
This window encodes:
- a CDS encoding arsenic resistance protein, whose product is MQQIKDNLEKNQIAIYFSVVMIAIGLVFCLDNTSIFDMFINPVLAFMLFVTFLQVPVTEIKQFWSYKRFMVALLITNFIIIPVGVGLLALFLPSKPFIKLGVLLVLLAPCIDYVVTFSHLGRADARLLLMATPLLLLLQMFLLPVYLTFMIGEQVNQLIHLQPFIYAFIWLMVIPFCLATLMQVWAVRNHTGKKMIHGLNMLPVPATALTLFIVILAVLPQLKGNLSVVVSVIPFYIIFAIVAPLVGWFIGRCFHVSVAGSRAIAFSAGTRNALVILPLALAIPNAIPILPAIIVTQTLIELISELVYIYVIAKLK
- a CDS encoding endonuclease/exonuclease/phosphatase family protein — translated: MKKNCLVLTIVGLFSLFSYALATEDLVISQYQHSPNKVYTGKDQPEITIANFNIAGGLRKHKVNLDLVANAIKAMDADIITLEEVDQNTTRSDGLDQAKVIAEKTGMYYLFGKATDMKGGNYGNAILSKYPIVKSKTFLLPSGDFEQRSLMLSQINVPGFDSPIYVFNTHFDWHEEDEVRMSQARFINSIVFDDLDLDDEFPNLVTGIMVLLGDFNSVKNDRVIKELEKYWTLVKQENVDTRTWPAGNPGLDLDHIFTSRNQIWQVEQFIIPNDGNEWNGIKWPLVSDHIPVIAKLKLIEQ